The following coding sequences lie in one Glycine soja cultivar W05 chromosome 16, ASM419377v2, whole genome shotgun sequence genomic window:
- the LOC114391197 gene encoding receptor-like protein EIX2 isoform X1, with the protein MITTKMPTMNPDSFKFIEAIIILMVCLMMMMMMLQVVCAEEEIMCIEREREALLLFKAALVDDYGMLSSWTTADCCRWEGIRCSNLTDHILMLDLHSLYLRGEIPKSLMELQQLNYLDLSDSGFEGKIPTQLGSLSHLKYLNLSGNYYLEGSIPPQLGNLSQLQRLDLSFNYFEGNIPSQIGNLSQLQRLDLSRNRFEGNIPSQIGNLSELRHLYLSWNTLEGNIPSQIGNLSKLQHLDLSYNYFEGSIPSQLGNLSNLQKLYLGGSVPSRLGNLSNLLKLYLGGGSVPSRLGNLSNLLKLYLGGGSVPSRLGNLPNLLKLYLGGRSYYGGALKIDDGDRWLSNLISLTHLSLDSISNLNTSHSFLPMIAKLPKLRELSLIHCSLSDHFILSLKPSKFNFSSSLSILDLTWNSFTSSTILQWLSGCARFSLQELNLRGNQINGTLPDLSIFSALKRLDLSENQLNGKILDSTKLPPLLESLSITSNILEGGIPKSFGNACALRSLDMSYNSLSEEFPMIIHHLSGCARYSLERLYLGKNQINGTLPDLSIFSSLRELYLSGNKLNGEIPKDIKFPPQLEELDLQSNSLKGVLTDYHFANMSKLDFLELSDNSLLALTFSPNWVPPFQLSHIGLRSCKLGPVFPKWLETQNQFGDIDISNSGIEDMVPKWFWAKLTFRESISMNISHNNLHGIIPNFPLKNLYHSLILGSNQFDGPIPPFLRGFLFLDLSKNKFSDSLSFLCANGTVETLYQLDLSNNRFSGKIPDCWNHFKSLSYLDLSHNNFSGRIPTSMGSLLHLQALLLRNNNLTDEIPFSLRSCTNLVMLDIAENKLSGLIPAWIGSELQELQFLSLERNNFHGSLPLQICNLSNIQLLDLSINNMSGKIPKCIKKFTSMTRKTSSGDYQLHSYQVNTTYTRVNQTYDLNALLMWKGSERIFKTKVLLLVKSIDLSSNHFSGEIPQEIENLFGLVSLNLSRNNLIGKIPSKIGKLTSLESLDLSRNQLAGSIPPSLTQIYGLGVLDLSHNHLTGKIPASTQLQSFNASSYEDNLDLCGQPLEKFCIDGRPTQKPNVEVQHDEFSLFNREFYMSMTFGFVISFWMVFGSILFKRSWRHAYFKFLNNLSDNIYVKVAVFANKMSKVYG; encoded by the coding sequence ATGATAACCACCAAAATGCCAACCATGAATCCAGATAGTTTCAAATTCATAGAAgccataataatattaatggtgtgtttgatgatgatgatgatgatgttgcagGTTGTTTGTGCTGAAGAGGAAATAATGTGCATTGAGAGGGAGAGGGAAGCACTCCTCTTATTCAAGGCTGCACTTGTGGATGACTATGGCATGCTCTCTTCTTGGACCACTGCTGATTGCTGCCGGTGGGAAGGGATTCGCTGCAGCAACCTCACTGACCATATTCTAATGCTCGACCTTCACAGTTTATACCTCAGAGGAGAGATCCCCAAGTCGTTAATGGAGTTGCAACAATTAAACTATTTAGATCTGTCAGATTCTggttttgaaggaaaaattCCAACTCAGTTAGGCTCTCTTTCTCATTTGAAATACTTAAATCTTTCTGGGAATTATTATCTGGAGGGTTCAATCCCACCTCAACTTGGAAATCTCTCCCAGTTGCAGCGTCTTGATCTCAGCTTCAATTATTTTGAAGGAAATATACCCTCTCAAATTGGAAATCTCTCCCAGTTGCAGCGTCTTGATCTCAGCAGAAATAGATTTGAAGGAAATATACCCTCTCAAATTGGAAATCTCTCTGAGTTGCGGCATCTTTATCTCAGTTGGAATACTTTGGAAGGAAATATACCCTCTCAAATTGGAAATCTCTCCAAGTTGCAGCATCTTGATCTCAGCTACAATTATTTTGAAGGAAGTATACCGTCCCAACTTGGGAACCTTTCAAATTTGCAGAAGCTTTATCTTGGAGGAAGTGTACCGTCCCGACTTGGGAACCTTTCAAATTTGCTGAAGCTTTATCTTGGAGGAGGAAGTGTACCGTCCCGACTTGGGAACCTTTCAAATTTGCTGAAGCTTTATCTTGGAGGAGGAAGTGTACCGTCCCGACTTGGGAACCTTCCAAATTTGCTGAAGCTTTATCTTGGAGGCCGATCATATTATGGTGGTGCTCTCAAAATTGACGATGGAGATCGTTGGCTGTCTAATCTCATTTCTTTAACCCATCTTTCCTTGGACTCCATATCTAATCTCAACACTTCTCATAGCTTCCTCCCAATGATTGCCAAGCTACCAAAACTTAGAGAACTGAGTTTAATTCATTGTAGCCTTTCCGATCATTTTATCCTTTCATTGAAGCCctctaaattcaatttttctagTTCCCTTTCCATCCTTGATCTTACCTGGAACAGCTTCACGTCATCAACGATACTCCAGTGGCTGTCTGGGTGTGCCAGATTCTCGCTTCAAGAATTGAACTTAAGAGGAAATCAAATCAACGGTACGCTTCCTGACCTTTCAATATTTTCTGCCTTGAAAAGATTGGATCTTTcagaaaatcaattaaatggGAAAATTCTAGATAGTACCAAATTGCCACCTCTGTTGGAGTCTTTGTCAATCACTTCAAACATTTTGGAAGGTGGAATTCCAAAATCATTTGGGAATGCATGTGCTTTGCGCTCATTGGACATGTCTTATAATAGCTTGAGTGAAGAGTTTCCAATGATAATCCATCACTTGTCTGGATGTGCTAGATATTCATTGGAACGATTATATCTAGGCAAGAATCAAATCAATGGTACACTACCCGACCTCTCAATATTCTCATCTTTAAGAGAATTATATCTTTCTGGAAACAAGCTAAATGGAGAGATTCctaaagatattaaatttcCACCTCAACTTGAGGAACTAGATTTGCAATCAAATTCCTTAAAGGGTGTGCTCACTGACTATCATTTCGCTAACATGTCTAAGTTAGACTTCTTGGAGTTATCTGACAACTCTTTATTGGCCTTGACATTTAGTCCAAATTGGGTTCCACCGTTTCAGTTGAGCCACATAGGATTGCGATCTTGCAAACTAGGTCCAGTATTTCCCAAATGGTTGGAGACACAAAATCAATTTGGGGatattgacatttcaaattctggAATAGAAGATATGGTTCCAAAGTGGTTTTGGGCTAAATTAACATTTCGAGAATCCATTTCAATGAATATTTCACACAATAATCTCCATGGTATAATTCCAAATTTTCCACTAAAGAATCTTTACCATTCCCTAATTCTTGGATCAAATCAATTTGATGGCCCTATTCCACCATTTCTTCGAGGTTTCCTGTTTCTTGatttatccaaaaataaattctcagattctctttcatttttatgtgcAAATGGTACAGTTGAAACTTTGTACCAATTAGACCTTTCAAATAATCGTTTCTCTGGAAAAATTCCGGACTGTTGGAACCATTTCAAGTCATTATCTTATTTGGACTTGAGTCACAATAATTTTTCAGGAAGAATACCTACATCCATGGGAtctcttcttcatcttcaagCATTGCTATTGAGAAACAACAACTTAACAGATGAGATACCTTTCTCCTTGAGGAGTTGCACAAATCTAGTAATGCTAGATATTGCAGAAAACAAATTATCAGGGCTCATCCCTGCTTGGATTGGGAGTGAATTACAAGAGTTGCAATTTTTAAGTTTGGAAAGAAATAATTTCCATGGAAGTTTACCATTGCAAATTTGTAACCTAAGTAACATTCAACTCTTGGATCTCTCAATAAATAACATGTCTGGGAAAATTcctaaatgcataaaaaaatttacttcaatGACTCGAAAAACATCTTCAGGAGATTATCAACTTCATTCATATCAGGTCAATACCACTTACACAAGGGTTAACCAAACATATGATTTGAATGCACTCTTGATGTGGAAAGGTTCAGAACGAATATTCAAAACTAAAGTGTTACTACTTGTAAAAAGCATTGATCTCTCAAGCAATCACTTTTCTGGAGAAATTCCACAGGAAATAGAGAATTTATTTGGATTGGTTTCATTGAATTTATCAAGAAACAATTTGATAGGGAAAATTCCCTCAAAAATTGGAAAGCTAACATCACTTGAATCTCTTGATTTGTCAAGAAACCAGTTGGCTGGTTCAATTCCTCCGAGTCTTACACAAATTTATGGCCTCGGCGTGTTAGATTTGTCACATAACCATCTAACTGGAAAAATTCCAGCCAGCACACAGTTACAGAGTTTCAATGCCTCGAGTTATGAAGATAATCTTGATCTTTGTGGACAGCCACTTGAGAAATTTTGTATTGATGGGAGACCTACACAAAAACCAAATGTTGAAGTTCAACATGACGaattttcacttttcaatcgTGAATTTTACATGAGTATGACATTTGGATTTGTTATAAGCTTTTGGATGGTGTTTGGCTCAATCTTATTCAAGCGTTCTTGGAGACATGCCTATTTCAAGTTCTTGAACAATCTATCAGACAATATTTATGTCAAGGTAGCAGTATTTGCTAATAAAATGTCAAAGGTGTATGGCTGA
- the LOC114391199 gene encoding probable WRKY transcription factor 27 yields MTHEDWDLFALVRSCKAATFTATTNTETPPTTTPNTTSCLDLSQENGSLFSFPSLVQPTTNGFQELQHQQLVINFNPTNTTSTTTSTSTITSDLGINPNSTLSEVVGFIGQQQGYHHHLLPAPTNHTSIGTPTTTGFDRFQHHQQQQLQSPEQNQPPPQAPQTSPILSPTTQPQTPRSRKRKSQQKKMVCHVTADNLSSDLWAWRKYGQKPIKGSPYPRNYYRCSSCKGCVARKQVERSTTEPNTFIVTYTGDHKHAKPVHRNSLAGSTRTKPSTTRLSEPNESVSCPKKENACSSNSELSPMLSVSDTLENEETVSASEPDCPDMEIEPSDNDDVLIPNTGAMSDAVLLGLTNVERDGVSTSEKHFRVETVLSGTRPDFQPGLDSSALRRTKLADLHDDCNL; encoded by the exons ATGACTCATGAGGATTGGGATCTCTTTGCCTTAGTTAGAAGTTGCAAAGCTGCTACCTTTACTGCCACCACAAACACAGAAACCCCACCCACCACCACCCCCAACACTACCTCTTGCTTGGATTTGAGCCAAGAAAATGGCTCATTATTCTCTTTTCCCAGTCTTGTGCAACCAACAACAAATGGGTTCCAAGAGCTTCAACATCAACAATTAGTAATAAACTTCAACCCCACCAACACCACCAGCACCACTACTAGCACTAGCACTATCACTAGTGATCTTGGCATCAATCCCAACTCCACTTTGTCTGAGGTTGTGGGATTCATTGGACAACAGCAAGGTTACCACCACCATCTCCTTCCTGCTCCCACAAATCACACCTCCATTGGAACACCCACCACTACTGGTTTTGACAGATTCCAACACCACCAACAACAGCAACTCCAAAGCCCAGAACAAAACCAACCACCCCCTCAAGCACCCCAAACAAGTCCCATCCTTTCACCAACCACACAACCGCAAACACCCAGATCAAGAAAAAG AAAAAGCCAACAGAAGAAAATGGTGTGCCATGTAACCGCAGACAACCTGTCATCAGACTTGTGGGCATGGCGAAAATATGGACAAAAACCCATCAAAGGCTCTCCATATCCAAg GAACTATTACAGATGCAGTAGCTGCAAAGGCTGCGTCGCGAGAAAGCAAGTAGAACGAAGCACCACCGAACCCAACACGTTCATCGTGACCTACACCGGCGACCACAAACACGCGAAACCTGTTCACCGGAACTCCCTCGCGGGAAGCACCAGAACCAAGCCATCCACGACCCGTTTATCCGAACCCAATGAATCCGTGTCTTgcccaaaaaaagaaaacgcaTGTTCTTCAAATTCCGAGCTTTCTCCAATGTTGTCAGTTTCTGACACGCTGGAAAACGAGGAAACGGTCTCGGCCAGCGAACCCGATTGCCCTGACATGGAAATTGAGCCCTCTGATAACGACGACGTTTTGATACCTAACACGGGTGCCATGTCCGACGCTGTTCTCTTGGGCTTGACCAATGTTGAACGCGACGGCGTTTCGACGTCAGAAAAACACTTCCGGGTCGAGACAGTCTTATCCGGAACCCGACCCGATTTCCAACCCGGTTTAGATTCTTCAGCTCTTCGCCGCACAAAACTCGCCGACCTTCATGATGATTGTAATTTGTaa
- the LOC114391197 gene encoding probable leucine-rich repeat receptor-like protein kinase At1g35710 isoform X6 produces MITTKMPTMNPDSFKFIEAIIILMVCLMMMMMMLQVVCAEEEIMCIEREREALLLFKAALVDDYGMLSSWTTADCCRWEGIRCSNLTDHILMLDLHSLYLRGEIPKSLMELQQLNYLDLSDSGFEGKIPTQLGSLSHLKYLNLSGNYYLEGSIPPQLGNLSQLQRLDLSFNYFEGNIPSQIGNLSQLQRLDLSRNRFEGNIPSQIGNLSELRHLYLSWNTLEGNIPSQIGNLSKLQHLDLSYNYFEGSIPSQLGNLSNLQKLYLGGSVPSRLGNLSNLLKLYLGGGSVPSRLGNLSNLLKLYLGGGSVPSRLGNLPNLLKLYLGGRSYYGGALKIDDGDRWLSNLISLTHLSLDSISNLNTSHSFLPMIAKLPKLRELSLIHCSLSDHFILSLKPSKFNFSSSLSILDLTWNSFTSSTILQWLSGCARFSLQELNLRGNQINVP; encoded by the exons ATGATAACCACCAAAATGCCAACCATGAATCCAGATAGTTTCAAATTCATAGAAgccataataatattaatggtgtgtttgatgatgatgatgatgatgttgcagGTTGTTTGTGCTGAAGAGGAAATAATGTGCATTGAGAGGGAGAGGGAAGCACTCCTCTTATTCAAGGCTGCACTTGTGGATGACTATGGCATGCTCTCTTCTTGGACCACTGCTGATTGCTGCCGGTGGGAAGGGATTCGCTGCAGCAACCTCACTGACCATATTCTAATGCTCGACCTTCACAGTTTATACCTCAGAGGAGAGATCCCCAAGTCGTTAATGGAGTTGCAACAATTAAACTATTTAGATCTGTCAGATTCTggttttgaaggaaaaattCCAACTCAGTTAGGCTCTCTTTCTCATTTGAAATACTTAAATCTTTCTGGGAATTATTATCTGGAGGGTTCAATCCCACCTCAACTTGGAAATCTCTCCCAGTTGCAGCGTCTTGATCTCAGCTTCAATTATTTTGAAGGAAATATACCCTCTCAAATTGGAAATCTCTCCCAGTTGCAGCGTCTTGATCTCAGCAGAAATAGATTTGAAGGAAATATACCCTCTCAAATTGGAAATCTCTCTGAGTTGCGGCATCTTTATCTCAGTTGGAATACTTTGGAAGGAAATATACCCTCTCAAATTGGAAATCTCTCCAAGTTGCAGCATCTTGATCTCAGCTACAATTATTTTGAAGGAAGTATACCGTCCCAACTTGGGAACCTTTCAAATTTGCAGAAGCTTTATCTTGGAGGAAGTGTACCGTCCCGACTTGGGAACCTTTCAAATTTGCTGAAGCTTTATCTTGGAGGAGGAAGTGTACCGTCCCGACTTGGGAACCTTTCAAATTTGCTGAAGCTTTATCTTGGAGGAGGAAGTGTACCGTCCCGACTTGGGAACCTTCCAAATTTGCTGAAGCTTTATCTTGGAGGCCGATCATATTATGGTGGTGCTCTCAAAATTGACGATGGAGATCGTTGGCTGTCTAATCTCATTTCTTTAACCCATCTTTCCTTGGACTCCATATCTAATCTCAACACTTCTCATAGCTTCCTCCCAATGATTGCCAAGCTACCAAAACTTAGAGAACTGAGTTTAATTCATTGTAGCCTTTCCGATCATTTTATCCTTTCATTGAAGCCctctaaattcaatttttctagTTCCCTTTCCATCCTTGATCTTACCTGGAACAGCTTCACGTCATCAACGATACTCCAGTGGCTGTCTGGGTGTGCCAGATTCTCGCTTCAAGAATTGAACTTAAGAGGAAATCAAATCAACG taccTTGA